TGCGCAATCTCTGATCACTTATTTAATTCCATTGGTATAATTATATATACTTTCTATCTATTATTAATTAGCTGTTTTGCTAAAGGCAAAGGGTCTCTAATGCTTCGGTTTTTTCATTGTTCTATTTTATTTACTGCTTGTTTAGTGAGTACTGCCTTGCAAGCGAAACCAGTTGTAGACTTGTCCATAGAACAACTAATAAATACATTTAAGTTACCTGCTTTTACACAAACTATTTTTGTTGATTCAACATTAAATACAAATTGTCTGCAGTATGATCCTGACACTCGTTTATGTGGCAAAGGAGAACAGTTGTCTGTCTCTCAACTATCTGATGCCACTAAAATAGCTAAGCCTGGAACTCTTTTCTTAATACGCCAAGGTGATTATCAACAAGCATTACATGTGAGCAGGTCTGGCGACAAAAAAGCCTATATTGGATTTAGTGCTTATCAGAATGAAAAAGTGAGAATTATAGGCGTGGACTCCATTGATCAAAGGCAAGCATACGGAGCAATTTGGTTAGATGAAGCCTCTTATATATTAATCAATGGTATTACCGTTACCGATAGTGTTGGTTTTGGGCGATTTTTAAATGCACACCATAATATATTTTCTAACAATAATTTTACTGGTTCTACACTTTATAATGATGGTAAAAATGCCAGTAAACGTGGTGGATTGTATATCGCTTTTAGCCATCATAATCAGATAGTCAATAACCGTTTTCAAAAAGGAACTGACTTACTATCATTAGTGCATTCAAATTATAACCGAGTTGAAGGCAATATAATGAACCTAGCAGGTCATGATCTTTGGAATATCAAATGTGGTAGCTTTAATGTCGTTAGAAATAACGTATTTAGTAACAAAAAGCAAAAGCTAGGTGCGGTATTTGATTGTGAAGAAGGAACGATGGATTGGCATGGGAATGGACGTTTCAAGCAATCAACGCCAGTATTAGATGCCAGTCAATATAATCTCATCGAGCACAATGTTTTTAAAGATGCTGTCCGCTACTATTCAACGAGTGGTGGCAATGGTATTCAATATGCTGGACAATATGGCATTATTCGTTTTAATACTTTTTATCATACCAATGTAGGGTTTAGTCTTGCCAGTTATCGCACAGAAGCTGCTTACACTTACAGTAACCGTATTTATAATAATACGTTTCATGATAATTGGTGTGTTGGTATCGCGGTTGGTCGTTGGATAGAAAAATTTGAAGATAATCAGTTTGTAAACAATATTTTATGGAACAACCAAGGTGTGGGAGCAAGTCAGTGCAATACCCAAAATGCGACCCAGATTTTATTTAGTAGAAAAGAGGGAGATCAGTGGTTTGTGCGTAACAGTATTGCCAGTGATAAAAGCGATCAAGTTATTGGGTTATGGGGCGTTGCAAATAAAATGAGTGTTTATGATTTTGAAGGTAGTTTCATCTCTGTGCAATTTAAAGATACTTTAGCTAAAGATCCTTTATTCGCAAATTCAGCTAAGCACGATTACCGTCTATCTACGAATAGTCCGATGATTGATTCTGGGGTTATGTTAAGCAACATTATCAGTGACAGCGGGAAAGGATTGCAAGTTGAAGTGCAAGACAGTCAATTTTTCTACGACGGTGCAGGTATTGAAGGTGAGCCTGGAGATCAAATCATGATTCTATCTGCAGAGAATAAAAGCTTACAAAGCGCGACCATTGTTCATATTGATCGAAAATTGAATCTTTTAACCTTAGATAAAATGGTCTCTTGGCAAAAGGGCGATATGATCTCTTTGCCTTATCAAGGTACTCAACCTGATCTTGGTGCATTTGAATTTGTTAAAAAGCTTCAATAGCGTTAATAACTTCTTTATCATGACTTATTACCTCGCTTTGATAGCTTAGCTTTAATCACTAAGTCTATTAGGCTATAAAGATCTCTATTTAAAAGTGAAGCATATGAATAATCGTAAACTTGCAAACAAACTTGATCAATTTTTAGAAATTCATCAATTTAAAGACTATTGTCCTAACGGGTTACAAATTGAAGGGCGTGAACAAGTTAAAAAAATCATTACTGGCGTGACTGCTAATCAAGCGCTCATCGATGCTGCAATAGAACACAATGCCGATGCTATTCTTGTACACCATGGTTTTTTCTGGAAAGGTGAAGCGCAGCAGATTGTAGGAATGAAGTACAAGCGTATTAAATCACTAATTGAGAATGGCATTAATTTATATGCGTATCACTTACCGCTCGATGTCCATCCTGAATTAGGTAATAACAAACAATTAGCCGATTTATTAGGAATCACTGATCGCCGCCCGTTAGAACCATGGGATAAACGTAGCGTAGGGCGTGTCGGTAAGTTTGAACAAGCAGTGACACCAGGTGAGCTAATTAACACTATTACCAAACAACTTAATCGAGAGCCATTATGGATTGATGGTGGAAAGCCTGAAATTAAAACCATTGCTTGGTGTACTGGCGGTGGACAAGATTATATTACCATTGCAGCCGAGCAAGGTATTGATGCGTTTATTAGTGGTGAAATTTCTGAACGAACAACTCATATTGCTAAAGAGATGGGGATTCATTATTTTTCAGCGGGGCATCATGCAACGGAACGCTATGGCGCAAAAGCATTAGGTGAATGGTTGGAAGCTGAAATGGGCTTTGACGTGACCTTTATCGATATCGATAATCCGGTTTAAATCAGATTATCGACAGGGTTATAAACTAGGCCACATAAACCAGACTGTTTAATCCAAGCTATAAACCACGTGATAAAAAACGATATGATTTATTAATGTATTGTTGAATATGCACTGTCTAATAGACTCTTTGTTGAGTCATGGGCAGTGTAATTATCCATTCACCCACCTTCTCTATAAAACCACTTTAGAGTGATTATTTTAAAGCCTTTACTCCATGTTTTTTAACTGAATTAATTATTAATTAAAACTAAAAAATATATTGAGTACATTATCCTCTTAAATATTCTTTAAATCCCTTCATAAAAGTACCTGGAAAGAGTCAAAAATCTCACTTTTATAGTAAGTATTATTAACGGAAAGTGATGTTATTTAACAATCAAAACTATTTTTTAGAATATGACTTCAATCATAAGTGTCATATTTATTCTAATTTTCTCTTTTATATTAATAGTCTATGGATTAGTGTTAACCAGTCGGTCAACTTGTGAGTCGAGAGTATGAAATATACTCAACTCACTTCAATCATATCGCACCATATACGTTTATTGTTGCACTAAATTGGTGATAAATATTTATTTATTATACGAGTTAAATTTAACTTCTTGATATTTATGTATTTTATTTATTGGCTTTCAACTTGCTATAACCAGTGTGCATTCGCGTTAAGTGGATTTCTGCTTAACCATTAAGTAATCATTATTTTTATTATTTTGCATCCTTAGCGAATCTTAAAAATTAGATGATTTTATCACCATGTAAGGGAATTAATTGTGAATAAAAATAAAATAACAAAAGCATTAATACTAGGACTTGGTCTTTCTTTTGCTACTACCTCTTTTACAGCATTTGCTGCTAATGTACCTGAAGGTACCAAACTCGCTGCGAAACAAGAGTTCGTAAAAGGGAACGGTTCTGAAGTGGCTTCTATCGATCCACACAAAACACAAGGTGTGCCTGAATCTAATGTTATTCGTGATTTATTGGAAGGTCTGGTGAACCAAGATTCTGATGGTAATACTATTCCTGGTGTTGCTGAACGTTGGGAAACAACAGATAACAAAACATTTATTTTCCATTTACGTAAAGATGCTAAATGGTCAAATGGAGATCCTGTTACCGCGGAAGATTTTGTTTACAGTTTCCAACGAGCAGTTGACCCTGCGACTGCATCACCGTATTCATGGTACCTAGATATGACAACCATGGTGAATGCCTCTGATATTATTGCCGGAAAAAAAGATAAAAGTACGTTAGGTGTTAAAGCTATTGATGAGAACACTTTAGAGATTAAATTAGCGAGTTCAGTCCCTTATTTTGTAATGATGATGGGCCACACTACAATGAAACCTGTTCATAAAGCAACGGTAGAAGAGTTTGGTGACCAATGGACTAAACCCGAAAATTTTGTGGGTAATGGTGCATTTGTCATGAGTAAATGGGTAATCAATGAACGTATTGAAATGACACCGAATAAATATTATTGGGATAACGAAAAAACAGTATTAACCAAAGTCACTTATTTACCACTGGAAAACTATGTTGCTGAAATGAATCGTTTTCTTGCTGGTGAAATCGATATGACATATGAATTACCCAATGAGCATTTCAAACGTTTACAAAAAGAACATGCAGATTCGTTAGCAATCAAAGGTGACCTTTGTACTTACTATTACAGTTTAAATACGCTTAAACCGCCATTTGATGATGTACGAGTGCGTAAAGCGGTTTCTTATGCAATTGATCGTAATGTGATCACTAAATTTTTATTAGGAAAAGGCGAAAAACCTGCTTATGGTTTAACACCTGAAATTGTCGCTAATTTTAATCCTGAACTACCAGAATATGCAAAACTGACTCAAAAAGAGCGTGATACGAAGGCAAAGGCGTTACTAGAAGAGGCTGGTTACAATAAATCTAATCCACTTAAGTTTTCATTACTGTACAACACAAGTGAAAATCATAAAAAATTAGCAGTCGCGATTGGTTCAATGTGGAAAAAAACATTAGGCATTGAAGTTACTTTAGAAAACCAAGAGTGGAAAACCTACCTAGAAACTAAAAATCAAGGAAACTTTCAAGTTGCTCGTGCGTCATGGTGTGGTGATTACAACGAGGCTTCTACCTTTACTTCATTAATGGAAGGCCAGAACACAACAGGCGGAGTTCATTATAAAAGTGATGCTTATGATAAATTAACTAAACAAGCGATTGAAAGCACCTCTGAAACTGAACGCCAACAACTCTATTATGGTCAGGAAAAACTTTTAGCTGAAGATATGCCAATCATTCCTGTTTATCAGTATGTTAAAGCGCGTCTTCTTAACCCTCATGTGGGAGGTTATGCAAAAAACAATGCTGAAGATAAAATCTACTCAAAAGATTTATATATCATCGCAGAATAAAATAAAATTTTACTACTATCCAATAGAGGGCTATTGCCCTCTTTTTCATTCCTAAATCCCCCAAGTATTTAAACTGACGGGATATATTTCATTAAACTGAGAAGTATATGTTGAAATTTATCTTAAAAAGAATAATAGAGGCAATACCTACCCTATTGGTCTTGATAACTGTTTCTTTTTTCTTAATGCGTTTTGCCCCTGGTAGCCCATTTTCAAGTGAACGGGAATTACCCCCGCAGGTAATGCAAAATATTAATGCTAAGTACGGCTTAGATAAACCCGTCTTAGAACAATACACGACCTATTTAACCAATGTGTTACAGGGAGATTTAGGTCCTTCATTCAAGTATATGGACTTTACTGTAAATGAACTTGTCATTGCTGCTTTACCTGTTTCTGCAAAAATAGGGGCTTTTGCATTTATCTTTGCTTTGGTGTGTGGTGTTGCTATTGGCACTCTGGCAGCACTGCGCCAGAATACTTGGTTAGATTACAGCTTAATGTCTACATCAATGCTTGGGATCGTCATGCCTTCCTTTGTCTTAGCTCCTGTACTGATTTACATCTTCTCGATCGGTTTAGGGTGGTTCCCAGCTGGTGGTTGGTTTGATGGAACGGCTAAATACATGGTGCTACCTGTAGTAGGTATGGCCATGATGTATGTGGCCACTTTTGCCCGTATTACGCGTGGTAGTATGATTGAAACACTGAATAGTAATTTTATTCGCACAGCCCGCGCTAAAGGATTGAGCTTTTCTTATATCGTTTTACACCATGCACTAAAACCAGCAATGCTACCCGTCGTTTCCTATATGGGGCCTGCTTTTGTCGGTATTATCACTGGTTCAGTCGTTATTGAAACCATTTTTGGTTTGCCTGGTATTGGTAAATTATTCGTTAATGCTGCTTTCAATCGAGATTATTCATTAGTGATGGGGATAACGATTTTAATTGGATTATTGTTTATCGTGTTCAATGCCATTGTTGATATTTTATTGGCTTATGTCGATCCAAAAATTCGCTTTTAAAGGACAAGTTTATGTTAGCTAAAAAACAAAACAGTGAAGCGATTGAAAACTTTGCTGATAGTTTAGAA
Above is a genomic segment from Psychromonas sp. L1A2 containing:
- a CDS encoding NosD domain-containing protein — encoded protein: MLRFFHCSILFTACLVSTALQAKPVVDLSIEQLINTFKLPAFTQTIFVDSTLNTNCLQYDPDTRLCGKGEQLSVSQLSDATKIAKPGTLFLIRQGDYQQALHVSRSGDKKAYIGFSAYQNEKVRIIGVDSIDQRQAYGAIWLDEASYILINGITVTDSVGFGRFLNAHHNIFSNNNFTGSTLYNDGKNASKRGGLYIAFSHHNQIVNNRFQKGTDLLSLVHSNYNRVEGNIMNLAGHDLWNIKCGSFNVVRNNVFSNKKQKLGAVFDCEEGTMDWHGNGRFKQSTPVLDASQYNLIEHNVFKDAVRYYSTSGGNGIQYAGQYGIIRFNTFYHTNVGFSLASYRTEAAYTYSNRIYNNTFHDNWCVGIAVGRWIEKFEDNQFVNNILWNNQGVGASQCNTQNATQILFSRKEGDQWFVRNSIASDKSDQVIGLWGVANKMSVYDFEGSFISVQFKDTLAKDPLFANSAKHDYRLSTNSPMIDSGVMLSNIISDSGKGLQVEVQDSQFFYDGAGIEGEPGDQIMILSAENKSLQSATIVHIDRKLNLLTLDKMVSWQKGDMISLPYQGTQPDLGAFEFVKKLQ
- a CDS encoding Nif3-like dinuclear metal center hexameric protein, translated to MNNRKLANKLDQFLEIHQFKDYCPNGLQIEGREQVKKIITGVTANQALIDAAIEHNADAILVHHGFFWKGEAQQIVGMKYKRIKSLIENGINLYAYHLPLDVHPELGNNKQLADLLGITDRRPLEPWDKRSVGRVGKFEQAVTPGELINTITKQLNREPLWIDGGKPEIKTIAWCTGGGQDYITIAAEQGIDAFISGEISERTTHIAKEMGIHYFSAGHHATERYGAKALGEWLEAEMGFDVTFIDIDNPV
- a CDS encoding ABC transporter substrate-binding protein, whose translation is MNKNKITKALILGLGLSFATTSFTAFAANVPEGTKLAAKQEFVKGNGSEVASIDPHKTQGVPESNVIRDLLEGLVNQDSDGNTIPGVAERWETTDNKTFIFHLRKDAKWSNGDPVTAEDFVYSFQRAVDPATASPYSWYLDMTTMVNASDIIAGKKDKSTLGVKAIDENTLEIKLASSVPYFVMMMGHTTMKPVHKATVEEFGDQWTKPENFVGNGAFVMSKWVINERIEMTPNKYYWDNEKTVLTKVTYLPLENYVAEMNRFLAGEIDMTYELPNEHFKRLQKEHADSLAIKGDLCTYYYSLNTLKPPFDDVRVRKAVSYAIDRNVITKFLLGKGEKPAYGLTPEIVANFNPELPEYAKLTQKERDTKAKALLEEAGYNKSNPLKFSLLYNTSENHKKLAVAIGSMWKKTLGIEVTLENQEWKTYLETKNQGNFQVARASWCGDYNEASTFTSLMEGQNTTGGVHYKSDAYDKLTKQAIESTSETERQQLYYGQEKLLAEDMPIIPVYQYVKARLLNPHVGGYAKNNAEDKIYSKDLYIIAE
- the oppB gene encoding oligopeptide ABC transporter permease OppB; its protein translation is MLKFILKRIIEAIPTLLVLITVSFFLMRFAPGSPFSSERELPPQVMQNINAKYGLDKPVLEQYTTYLTNVLQGDLGPSFKYMDFTVNELVIAALPVSAKIGAFAFIFALVCGVAIGTLAALRQNTWLDYSLMSTSMLGIVMPSFVLAPVLIYIFSIGLGWFPAGGWFDGTAKYMVLPVVGMAMMYVATFARITRGSMIETLNSNFIRTARAKGLSFSYIVLHHALKPAMLPVVSYMGPAFVGIITGSVVIETIFGLPGIGKLFVNAAFNRDYSLVMGITILIGLLFIVFNAIVDILLAYVDPKIRF